The DNA region TGAATTATCCCCGGATCCCTCGAAGAGTAGGGACCAAGATTAAGCATATGTTGGCGACTGTCATTGCTGTGAATATTGTCCCAAATTATCACTGGACGATTCATCATctgcaaatcactgtcgacataTCACCGAGTTTATGCAGGATAAAGAATCTGCACTGATTGTCCTGGCAATGACCGAGTCCCCAGTCCACAAAATGTCTATTCCCGACAGCAGACAATTCCCAATGGAGACCAAATAGTCCCAACATGTCTTTTTGTTTGCATAACTCGTACAGTACACTACGACTAAACAGACAGGGAAACCCGTCGGACAGAACAGGAACAGACGAGGATTCAAATACGTGAATATTCGGTTGGTGAGGTCGACCTGAGCCCCCGCGAGTGACGGAAACACGGCTTGGTCCCTCTCGCTCATTTTGAGGTCAATATCGTCGAAAAACAGTCCGAAAGAATTGCAGCCGAGTTGTTGGATCTGCTGATTAATTCTCCTTACTTGGCATAGTTTGGCGAGTAGTTTTTGGACATCTTCTCCGGACGAGTAGACAATATCTAATCCTGGGGAAATGGCATAAATCAATTCCACATTATTTTCCGAACTGGTTTCGATCAGTTTTTGGAAATTGTCTGAGGAATGTGAGAAAAATACTTAGTTCTGTGTCATCGTAGAGAACTCTCCACTGCAGTCGATGTTTGGGGTCGTCCTTGGGGGCGTAGATATATGTGTTGAGGTGTAGTTGGCCCATCCGATTGAACAGGGCCAGTCTTTGTGAATGAGTCCACGAAATTCCATAAAACCCTTTCAAATTAAGCCCAGAAAAACCTTCGACGATTCCTGAAAGATAAATTTGGCTATTCATATATCAACTAACTTTAAAAATGTattctaaaataaattatttatttttttacaatataatttttttaattatttattatgataaataaataaaataacttgtCACGTTATTCAGACATTTTTGCCTAAAAAACAACCAAAAGAATTGATTTATTCTGGGTAAATACTCTCAACAGAACAAAATAACTGGTCGGAAACGTGGTCATCCCACAGCAGGCCATCAGTCGTGTCATTAAACCCAGAATCCCGACTGCTGTCCTCCAAGGCTTTAAGGACTGAATGATCGTCGAATAAATCACAGTCAGACCAGGAGTCGTCAATCGTGGCACAATCCTCCTCAGGATTTATTTTCTGGAGACTGCCTTTGACTTGTTCAGGCGAGTGGATGAGACATTTCCTCACTTCTGCCGCCACTGACATCCAAAATCAagaaatttacattttttaagaCTATGGACACTTTTGGGGAGTGTCCCGATGTGGGTTACAGTGAAATCTCCTGGAATTGAACTGTTGTGGCCAAATAATAGTTCTTCGTCTGTTATTTCCTCCTTCTTTAACATATTGGACTTGAAAATATATCTCAGATCACAGGCGTTATCCACATCATCACACTCCACCACAGACTTCAtcgatattatttaaaatttaaaattacaacACAAAATGACTAATAAATAAATTTCGATATAATCAAATTCATTTTTTGTACCAAACTTCATAAATCTTTATTATTAAGGGAAAAATAAGGACAAAGGGGAGAAACAGCACACAAATGACACTTTGGAGAAATGGCCGTGCAAATAGACTGCCCAAAGCCTACGAGAACAGCATTAATCTGCCCCCAATGCTCTCTTCACTCAACCTGGACAAATACCTGGGAATATTTGCTTCCAACAGTCGACGTGTCTTTTCCGGATTTGCACAACCTCCTCCAAACCATCCAAGTCGATTGACAATTCTATGCACGTGTGTGTCCACAGCTATCCCCACGTTTTTTCCCCATGCAATATTCATGACTAAATTGGCCATTTTCTTGCCCACGCCTGGGAGTCTGCAGAGACCGTCCAATGTGTCTGGAATGTCCCCCTCTTGCTTGATCACATTCGTCACTCTCAGAATATATTCTGCCTTCTTCTACTGGACTAGTCAGGATAATTACGTTGAAAAAGCCGACTGGTTTTATTATGTTGGATAAGGCTGATTTGGTCAGTTTGGACACATTCTCGACATCCACTTTGGCCAAATTAGTCCTGAGGTTGTCCATTGCCTGGGCTGTCACTTGGTCTTTGGTTGACTGGACAACATGGCTCCAATGAGGGTTTGATAGCGGAAATCCTTGGGGGATGCTCTTTTATCCCCGAGCATGTGACATCCCATTGTGTCCACTGGACTGGTTATCGAGGACCTCATTTTGACAATCCCGTTATACTGGTGCCACCACACCTCATTCTgtttcattaataaaatatttaaattttaaatattaattggtCTAGTGGGAATCGACAATATGAGCAATTTTGAAGTGAGTGTGGAAAAAGTGGGGAATATTCGAAGACATCGAGGCCGGCGTTGCATGCCCAGAGACATCCAAGACAACAAGGCCCTTCAAGAAGCCATAAAAACAGTATCCTCCACCACTAACGATAGCTACCCGAAAACTACAACTTTGAAATAGAAAAGACACTCTGGCGAATAAGAGAACTATCAGCCCGAACAGTGGCCTTACAAATGCCGGAAGGACTATTCCTCTTTGCCTGTACGATTGTGGATATCCTCGAACGGTTTGTAACCTGATGGAGTGCAGGTTCTCCCCCGGAGTGAGTGTAATCATAATGGCTGATGTGATCTACGGAGCCTGCTGTGTGGATGACTTGACTGCCGAGTCCTTAGGCGTGGATCTGCTGGTTCATTACGGCCACAGTTGTCTGGGTGGGTATGTTTGGCCACTCTAGTCTCCGTCAGTCAAATGTCGTCTGTTCGTCTGCTGTATGTGTTTGTTGACATTGCTTTCGATATTGCCCACTTGGTGGACACTCTTCAAGCCAATTTCAGTCCCCGAGAGAGGATTGCTGTGATGAGCACAGTCCAGTTTATTAAAAGCCTTCATGTCTTATCGGCTTATGATTTTTAGGAGTTAAAGACTTGTCTGCCTCTCTATAATATTGTCCTGCCCAGAGAGAAGCCTCTTTCCTCGTGTGAAGTACTCGGCTGTACTGCCCCTCGATTGGAGGACTTGGATCTAATCATGTCAGTCCTCCACTCATTTCCAGTTATGTGGGCGATGGAAGATTCCACAGCGAGGCTCTCATGATTGCTAACCCGAGACTTCCCCTCTATAAGTTGGGTGGGTTGATTCCTTGTAGTTACAGTCCCTATACTCGCACACTCACACGAGAATATTATGACTATGCTCAAATGATGAGTGTCCGTGGGAAGGATATTGAATTGGCCTCATCCGCACATACTTTTGGGCTAGTTCTGGGTACTTTGGGGAGACAGGGGTCACTCAAAGTGCTGCAATGTTTGGCACAGACATTCGAAAAGGCTCGTCGGTCGTTCGTCCTTGTGCTTATATCAGAACTGTCGCCCACACGAATGGCACATTTCGGGGATGCTATTGACGCGTATGTTTGTTATGTGCATTCCCAGATGGGTACAGGTTGCCTGTCCTCGTCTTTCCATTGACTGGGCTCGTGCTTATGACAAACCACTGTTGACTCCCTACGAAGGAATGGTGGCTGTTGGGGCAACCCCGTGGCGGGAGGACTATCCAATGGACTACTATGCATCTGCCAGTTTGGGGCCATGGACACCCAACCATGCTTGTTGACTATTACTTTATTGTTTAACTTTGATTGTTGTGCGGTATATTAGCATGGAATGTGAGTCGACATGTGGCAATTTTTCTGCACTATGTACCCCTCTCTTGTGCAGTTTGTAGTCTGGGACTGAAAATGAGTTGTGTATGCTTTTGAGGAGGGCACAGTCGTCGAATTTGACCACATTTCGTGACGCGTCCACATAACTGGAGACGTGGGACACAAACTAGTACTTTCTGTGCATTTCCAAGTCACCAGTCTCAACCCGCAGAGCAGTCCACACCAATTTGGAAGCCGGTTTGTTTATTCCTGCTTTTTTGTCAACTTTTGAGTAAAAATCATTAAATTCGGAGTTTGTCCTCA from Octopus sinensis unplaced genomic scaffold, ASM634580v1 Contig13056, whole genome shotgun sequence includes:
- the LOC115229556 gene encoding LOW QUALITY PROTEIN: 2-(3-amino-3-carboxypropyl)histidine synthase subunit 1-like (The sequence of the model RefSeq protein was modified relative to this genomic sequence to represent the inferred CDS: deleted 4 bases in 2 codons), whose translation is MSNFELPENYNFEIEKTLWRIRELSARTVALQMPEGLFLFACTIVDILERVIIMADVIYGACCVDDLTAESLGVDLLVHYGHSCLWVCLATLVSVSQMSSVRLLYVFVDIAFDIAHLVDTLQANFSPRERIALKTCLPLYNIVLPREKPLSSCEVLGCTAPRLEDLDLIMSPPLISSYVGDGRFHSEALMIANPRLPLYKLGGLIPCSYSPYTRTLTREYYDYAQMMSVRGKDIELASSAHTFGLVLGTLGRQGSLKVLQCLAQTFEKARRSFVLVLISELSPTRMAHFGDAIDAYVCYVHSQMGTGCLSSSFH